A segment of the Mesotoga sp. UBA6090 genome:
GATTTTTGCACTTGCTTAGAGTTTAGAGAATGTGCATCAAATTATGGGTTAGTCTCATTCACTTGTAACCACTTCAGGAGGAGGTAGAAGTATGAGAAAACTCTTTGTAATTCTTTTGGTTGTCTTTCTTTCCGTATCAGCGCTTGCTTCAATCAAAGTAGGTGCGATTCTTCCGATGACCGGTGGAGTCGCCGCGTTTGGCCAGATGATCTGGCAGGGAGTCGAACTTGCTAACGAGTTGTTCCCGGAAGTTCTTGGGGAGAAAATTGAAATCGTCTTACTCGACAACAACTCCGACAAGGTTCAGGCCGTGAACACCGCCCGTCGTGCGATCGAACAGGAAGGGGTTGTTGCTATCATCGGGCAGGTAATAAGCTCGAATACGATTGCCGGAGGGATGGTTGCTGAGCAGAATGGCGTTGCAATGGTTTCTCCCAGCTCGACTAGTCCCCTCGTAACTCAGGACAAGAAGTATGTTTCCCGTGTCTGTTTCAGCGACCCCTTCCAGGGAGTTGCGGCGGCGATGCTGGCATTCAACAACATGGGTGTGGAAAACGTTGCCGTCTTCGTAGACGTTGAGCAGGATTATGCCGTCGGATTTGCAAATTACTTCAAGGAAACGGCTCTCGAGCTTGGTGGAAGCGTGTTCTACGAGTACTACAAATCTGGAGACCAGGACTTTACGGCCCAGGTTTCCGATGCCATCTCCAAGGGTGCCGGTGCTTTTTTCATTCCCGGATATTATCAGGAAATCGCTCTCATAGCTATCCAGGCCAGACAGCTTGGTTTTTACGAACCAATAATCGCAGGAGATGGTGCAGCCGTTCCCGAGACGATCGAGATCGGAGGAGATGCTGTAAACGGTTTGTACTTCACTACTCACTACGATGCTGGTAGCCCTGCGCTTACAGAGAATGCAAAGCTCTTTGTCGAAGCGTACACTGCAAAGTACAGCGAAGCACCTGGAACATTCACTGCCCTCGGGTTTGATACATATCTAGTTGTAAGGGATGCAATAGAACGTGCGGGGAGCACCGATAGAGAAGCTATTGCAGTGGCCGTTCGACAGACAAAGGATTATCCTGCTGTGACGGGAATAATCACTATCGATGAAAACGGTGACGCAATAAAGTCCGTTGCGATTGTAAAGATAGAAGACGGTAAGTTCGTGTACGATACAACGATCAATCCGTAAAGAAGGTGGGGCTTTCTAAGCCCCACCCTCCCCTTTCTCTTTTCAATCGGCCGGAGGTGTAAGCTTGGATCCTAAGACTCTTCTTCAAAACTTTGTTAACGGTCTTAGCCTTGGTTCCCTTTATGCCCTGATAGCGATAGGCTATACAATGGTTTACGGGATTCTAAGGCTGATCAATTTCGCTCATGGCGATATCTTCATGATGGCCGTTTATTTTGCTCTCTTCTTTGTGACACTTGCGCAGCTTCCATGGTATCTGGCGGCTATTCTTGCTATAGCTTGCGCTGCTCTACTTGGATTTACAGTTGACAGAATTGCCTACAAACCTATCAGGAATGCTCCTAGAATATCGGCGCTGATAACGGCTATCGGTGTCTCTTTCTTTCTTGAGAGTCTTGCTGTAGTTGTATTCTCCGGTATTCCGAGATCATTCCGTACGATCTTCCCCCAATCGCTAAACGAAATGATTATCATAGGCGGCGAGATGGAGGTAAAGTATGGCAGAGAGGTAATAGTCGGAGGTATAAGATTTCCGGTAATCTCTCTCATAACGCTTATCGTTGCTGCAATCGCGCTCGTCTTTTTGTGGTGGTTCATTTTCAGGACAAAAGTGGGAATGGCTATGAGGGCCGTTTCCCTGGATATTCAGACAACATCGCTTATGGGAGTAAATGTCGATCGTGTGATCGGAATGACATTCGCTCTGGGTTCGGCGCTTGCGGGGATTGGTGGAATACTATGGGCTATCAGGTATCCTCAAGTCTGGCCCTATATGGGATTCATACCTGGAATGAAGGCTTTTGTCGCCGCCGTCTTCGGTGGAATAGGTTCAGTGCCGGGAGCGGTACTCGGAGGTCTGATACTCGGAATAACCGAAGTCATGATGGTCGGTATAATGCCTGCAGCGGCAGGTTACAGGGATGCCTTCGCCTTTTTCATCCTGATAATCGTCCTTTCAATCAAGCCCTCCGGTCTTCTTGGAAGACCGGAAATAGTAAAGGTATGATTGAATGAAGAAGCAGACCAAAATCCTACTCACTTTGATAGCATTACCCTCCATAGCGCTTCTTCTATTTCTTTCGCAGGAATTATTGAACAGCTATTATTCGAGAATAATAACGCTTATCGGAATATATGGAATCATGGCGGTAAGTCTTACATTAGTTAATGGGATATCGGGAGTCTTTTCTCTGGGACATGCCGGGTTTATTGCTCTTGGTGCATACACTTCCGCGCTCTTGACTCTGTCACCGGAGCAGAAGGAGATGACTTTTCTCATTGAGAAACTGGTATGGCCTTTGAATTCTATTCAGATTCCCTTCTTCTGGGCAACTATAATTGCCGGTCTCGTCGCGGCCGTATTTGCTTTCCTAATCGGCTGGCCGTCTTTGAGACTTACAGGTGACTACTTTGCAATTGCGACTCTCGGCTTTTCCGAGATAATCAGGATCTTTGCGCTTAATCTCAATTCAATAACAAACGGGGCACTCGGTTTGAAGGCGCTTCCCGATCACACGAATGTCTGGTGGGCATGGGGTTGGTTGCTTGTTACCGTAGCTTGTGTCCTGAGTCTTGCTTACAGTTCCTTTGGAAGGGCCTTGAGAGCAATACGAGAAGACAGAGTTGCGGCGCAGGCCATGGGGATAAATGTCTTCAAGCATCAATTGATGGCCTTTGTTATTGGCGGGTTTTTTGCAGGGATTTCCGGATCTTTGTACGGACACTGGCTCAGCACAATCGATCCTAGAACAAACACCTTTGGCATCCTTCTCACCTTCAACGTTCTGATAATGATAGTTCTCGGCGGGCTGGGAAGCATAACAGGAGCCATCATCGGCGGTGCTCTCTTTGCTTTTCTTAGCGAGTGGTTACGCTTCTTGGAAGGGCCTATGAATCTTTTCGGTTTCAAGATAGTGGGAATAAGCGGGATGAGAATGCTCGTTTTCTCGGGACTCTTCGTGATAATAATGATCTTCTGGCCAAGGGGATTGATGGGAAGAAATGAGTTCTCCTGGGATGGGCTCGTTTCTGTTTTCAAGAGGAGATACAAGAGATGAGTTTGCTCACTCTTGAGAATGTCACAATGAAGTTCGGCGGACTCACCGCAGTGGAGGATGTAACGCTTCGGGTAGAAGAAGGCGAGATCTTTGGATTGATCGGCCCGAACGGTGCCGGAAAGACAACGGTCTTCAATATGGTAACGGGACACTACAAACCTACAGAGGGTCGTATATTTTTCAGGGATAATGAGATAACGTCACTCCAACCGGATAAGATAACAAGAACAGGGATCGCAAGGACTTTTCAGAATATCCGTCTGTTCAGAGATCTTACCGTTCTAGAGAACGTTATGGTTTCTCAACACCATACGATTGCAAGCAACGGAAAGGCCGTCAGCTGGTTTTTCAAAAGCGTTTCCAGACTGGGTTATTCCGAGAAGGAACGGGAGATGAGAAACAAAGCTCTTGAACTGCTGAGTGTTCTGGGTCTCGAAATGCTGGCTAATGAAAAATCCAGCGCGCTCTCCTATGGTTCGCAAAGGCTACTAGAGATTGCAAGAGCAATGGCGACGGGGGCGACTCTTCTGCTTCTCGACGAACCGGCCGCCGGGATGAATGCTTCTGAAACGGCAGGTCTTGTAGATACTATCAGGAGGATTCGCGACGATTTCGGCCTTACCGTTCTGCTTATAGAGCACGATATGAAACTGGTTATGGGGCTTTGTGAGAGGATAATGGTTCTGGATCACGGAAGGACCATCAGTGAAGGAGTCCCCGCCTTTGTTCAGAAGGACGTGAGGGTTATCGAAGCTTATCTGGGTAGGGAGTGGGTTACGGTTGGCAAGTGAGATTCTCATTGTTGATGAGCTCCAGGTTTCATACGGTGTCATCAAGGCAGTCAAAGGCATAACACTCTCCGTTGAGGAGGGCAGCATTGTAACTATAATAGGCTCCAACGGCGCGGGAAAGAGCACCACGCTTGGAGCCATAAGTGGACTCATAAGACCCTCCGGTGGAAGAATCTCCTTCAGGGGGAACAAAATCAACAGGCTTGGAGCCGCCAAAACGGCAAAGCTGGGGATTTCGCTCGTGCCCGAAGGAAGGAGGATATTCTCCAATCTCACGGTTAGAGAGAATCTCCTTATGGGCGCATACAACAGGAGGGACAAAGAAGAGATAGAAGGCAACTTCGAGACGGTCTTCTCGCTTTTCCCTGTTCTAAGAGAGAGATTGAAACAGTCCGGAGGGACGCTTTCCGGTGGAGAACAGCAAATGCTGGCAATAGGTAGAAGCCTCATGGCGAATCCCGATCTAATAATGATGGATGAACCTTCGCTCGGTCTGGCACCTATTGTCGTTGAAGAGGTTTTTCAGGGAATTCAGACACTTAATTCTCGGGGAGTCACCATACTGCTTGTCGAACAGAATGCGGCCAAGGCCCTTGAAATATCTAAATATGCCTATGTGCTGGAAACAGGAAAGATTACGCTTCAAGGTTCAGCGAAGGAACTACTTGAAACTGAAGAAGTTAGAAAAGTTTACCTGGGTATTTGAGAAATCACCATTAGGCCCCTTCTTGCGGGGTTCTTTTCTTTCTTCTAATGTGCGCCCTCAGCCCCGGTTCTTCTCTCCGCAAAATCCTTTGGATATTCTCTAGATTTCTAGCTATCATAATCACTGCAATGGGTATCAACAGAAGAGATATTCCCCATCGGTATCCGATGATTCTGAAAAGGAAGATCATTACTGAAGAGACTGCGATAACGCCCGGAGCCGCGTAGTCCGTAATCGCGATAAAAGCGAGAAGTATGACCATACAGATCAGCGCAACCTGGTAATCAAGACCTATAAGGCCACCGGCCAGTGTGGCGGTTCCCTTCCCACCCCTGAACTTCAGAAAGATGGGATACATATGACCAATCGCAGCAAAGCTGGCTGCGATGAACAGCATCTGGTAAGTCCAGTGGCTGGAGACGCCCTTGATAATCAGAATTGTCCCCATCCCCTTCATGAAATCGATTGCTCCTGTCAGTATCCCGATTTTCCAGCCTTTTACAAGGACCATATTTGAAGCGCCCATGTTACCGGTTCCATGTTTCCTGATATCAAATCCGTATAAGAGTCTTCCAATAAGATATGCCGTGGGGATTGATCCTATAAGATAGGCAAAGATAGCGGAGAGAATAATTTCCATCTATATCACACTACTACTTTTTTGGAGGCCATGGTATGAAGGCGTTGGTCTCTTTCATATATTCATATATTCTCTAAAAGCCGGATACGCTTTATATTTTCTTTCGAGATACGGAACGCCGGAAACGAATCTATGCAAAATAGTGATTGTCATTGGACTGATTATAGCCCAGAAACCGCCCTCAATGGAAAGAGCGATGATAAATATTCCCCACCACTGAACGGCCTCACCAAAATAATTAGGGTGGCGCGAGTATCTCCACAACCCCTTTGTCATTATCTCCCCGGGCTTCTTCGTCTTCACGAAATCTCTCAATTGCACGTCCGCTATGGATTCGATGGCAAAGCCACAAACCCAAATAAGGATTCCGAGAACGTCCAGAAATCCAAAGGACTTTCCCGAATGGCTATTAATGAGCATTACTGAGTAAGAGACAATCACCATAAAAAGACCCTGCAACATATAGATTTGCAGGAAGGATCTTATCAATACCTTCTCTCCCCACTTCTCTCTCATCTGTACATAACGAAAATCCTCACCACGGCCCCAGTTTCTCTTGAATATATGTGTAGTCAACCTTATTCCCCAGAAGGAGATCAGTACAGTTGTAATTATCTGTCTCGCATTGCATTCGCCGTATACGAAAAGTGTAAAGAGCGCGACTACAACGAACCCGGTACCCCATCCTATGTCGACGACAGAGTTGTCTTTCTTTGCTGTCCCGATTGCAAAGAATACCGACATGTAGCCAACAACTACCAGAGCGTTGAAAAGAATCACATACGCCATCATTTCACCTCATTTGATTCTAACATCGGGAGCCCATGTGTCACTTTCACAAAGAACCGAGACGCTTACTGCCCCAACTCCTGCGCTTATGCCGACGACTGGAGAGACCTCCATTATGTACTCGGGTTTCTTTCCGAGTAGCTTGGTCAGGCTATCTTCGTAAGCCTTTGTAGTCTTGTGAGCATGAGTTATGTTGTAGGAGACAACATGGCACTTCTTGTTCAACTCTTCAACAAAGCTAAGTATCTTCTTCATGTTTCCGAGTTTGCTGAAGGCCTTTCCGTAAAGTTTTGAATTGCCTTCTCTATCCACAGATACTATGGGTTTCAAATTAAGGGCCTTTCCCACCAATCCAAGCACCGGGCTGACTCTCCCGCCCTTTACCATGTATTTCAGCGTGTTAACGCTGACGAAGATCCTTGCATTATTCGTCAGGGTTTCAATAGTCTCAACTATTTCATCATGATCTCGTCGTTCCTCAATCATCATTGCGGCCTTAAGTACAAGGAGACCAATTGATCCTGATACGTGCCGGGAGTTGATTACGCTGATCTTCTTCCCCCTTAGTCGCTCGGCAGCCTTTTTGCTGGCATTCCATGTACCGCTTAGTTTGTCCGAAACATGAATTGCTATTATTGAATCATAGTGCGTTCCGAGAAAGTGATAAAGATTCTGAAATGTGTTCATACCCGGCTGCGCTGAAACTGGGTAATCATCTGCAGAGTCCAGCAAAGAATAGAATTGATCGGCCTTCATCGTTATTTTGTCCAAATATTGGCTTTGACCAAAGTTGAAATACAATGGAACCATCTGGATCTGATAATAATCCATTACTTCCTTTGGTAAATCGCACACTGAGTCTACGACGAGAGCAATAGGATATTTCCGTTTCTGGCTAACTCTATACTGCATTTCCATGTCGTCAACCTTCTGCTGAGTCACATTTCCAAAGTCCTTCAGTCTGAAAAACAACTCTGCCGGTTCATTTGTGTGAACATGGATTCTTGCTTTGCTCTCTGTGCCTGCAACAAGAGCGGAGTCTCCAGATTCGCTAATGATTGACTTTATTCCTTCGATATTTAGTTTAGTACCTTCAATTATCGCTTCAGTACAGAATTTATTCTCAATGTTCCCTTCGTCAATGTGAACGTGATTTCTTAGCTCAACATCCGGGATTATCTCATCTTCAAGATTCACACCCTTGCCGCTTAGAAAGGTTTTGATCCCTTCAATAAATGCAACAAAGCCCTTTGCGTCGGCATCGACTACGCCAGCCTTTTTCAGTATGGCGAGTTTCTCAGGGGTTTTTTCAAGCGACTTCTGGGCGACGGCGTTCGACTGAGCTATCACTTCGAGCAGTGATTTGTCGGAACCATCAATACTATTGAGAGCATCGGCCCAGTCCTTCATAACGGTCAGCATAGTTCCTTCAACTGGGGTAACCATTCGTCATAAGCGTAGGATATAGCTTCTTGAGCTGCTCTTGCGAAAGTCTGCCTGTCAATACTTTCTCGATTTCCTATTACATTACTGAGCCCGTGCATATACTGGGCGAATATCGCTCCAGAATCTCCCCTCGCTCCCATTAAAGCAGTATCAGCGATTGATCTAGTCGTCTTGCCTGTTGAGTTGGATACGTCGGTTAGCTCGAGAATATACCTCATCGTCGAAGCAAGATTTGTTCCCGTATCGCCGTCGGGAACAGGAAAGACGTTTAGCTTGTTCAGGTCATTCTGCACCTTTATTACGGCACTGGCACCCGAGGAAAAGGCATTGAAGAACATGGTTCCGTCAAGTAGATTCATTGATCTGGAGTCCATCGTTTCCTCCCGTTATTTGTTTTGATTATTGATATGTAAGCACAAGGAAGAGAGATTAGTCGGATGATTACAGGAGAGAACAAAAAAATCGCCCGCTAAAAGCGGGCGATCCGGTTCCTATATGGGCAATCGATTACTTCGCAATTCTAACTTTTGCTGCCTGAGGACCCTTTGGACCGTCTTCAACATCGAATTCGACTCTCTGTCCTTCGTCAAGGGTCTTGAAACCATCCATCTCAATAGCTGAGAAGTGAACGAAAACATCCCCACCGTCATCCTTAGTAATGAATCCATAACCTTTTGTTCCGTTGAACCACTTTACTGTTCCTGTCATACTTAAATGTTCCTCCTT
Coding sequences within it:
- a CDS encoding ABC transporter substrate-binding protein, with product MRKLFVILLVVFLSVSALASIKVGAILPMTGGVAAFGQMIWQGVELANELFPEVLGEKIEIVLLDNNSDKVQAVNTARRAIEQEGVVAIIGQVISSNTIAGGMVAEQNGVAMVSPSSTSPLVTQDKKYVSRVCFSDPFQGVAAAMLAFNNMGVENVAVFVDVEQDYAVGFANYFKETALELGGSVFYEYYKSGDQDFTAQVSDAISKGAGAFFIPGYYQEIALIAIQARQLGFYEPIIAGDGAAVPETIEIGGDAVNGLYFTTHYDAGSPALTENAKLFVEAYTAKYSEAPGTFTALGFDTYLVVRDAIERAGSTDREAIAVAVRQTKDYPAVTGIITIDENGDAIKSVAIVKIEDGKFVYDTTINP
- a CDS encoding branched-chain amino acid ABC transporter permease — encoded protein: MDPKTLLQNFVNGLSLGSLYALIAIGYTMVYGILRLINFAHGDIFMMAVYFALFFVTLAQLPWYLAAILAIACAALLGFTVDRIAYKPIRNAPRISALITAIGVSFFLESLAVVVFSGIPRSFRTIFPQSLNEMIIIGGEMEVKYGREVIVGGIRFPVISLITLIVAAIALVFLWWFIFRTKVGMAMRAVSLDIQTTSLMGVNVDRVIGMTFALGSALAGIGGILWAIRYPQVWPYMGFIPGMKAFVAAVFGGIGSVPGAVLGGLILGITEVMMVGIMPAAAGYRDAFAFFILIIVLSIKPSGLLGRPEIVKV
- a CDS encoding branched-chain amino acid ABC transporter permease → MKKQTKILLTLIALPSIALLLFLSQELLNSYYSRIITLIGIYGIMAVSLTLVNGISGVFSLGHAGFIALGAYTSALLTLSPEQKEMTFLIEKLVWPLNSIQIPFFWATIIAGLVAAVFAFLIGWPSLRLTGDYFAIATLGFSEIIRIFALNLNSITNGALGLKALPDHTNVWWAWGWLLVTVACVLSLAYSSFGRALRAIREDRVAAQAMGINVFKHQLMAFVIGGFFAGISGSLYGHWLSTIDPRTNTFGILLTFNVLIMIVLGGLGSITGAIIGGALFAFLSEWLRFLEGPMNLFGFKIVGISGMRMLVFSGLFVIIMIFWPRGLMGRNEFSWDGLVSVFKRRYKR
- a CDS encoding ABC transporter ATP-binding protein — its product is MSLLTLENVTMKFGGLTAVEDVTLRVEEGEIFGLIGPNGAGKTTVFNMVTGHYKPTEGRIFFRDNEITSLQPDKITRTGIARTFQNIRLFRDLTVLENVMVSQHHTIASNGKAVSWFFKSVSRLGYSEKEREMRNKALELLSVLGLEMLANEKSSALSYGSQRLLEIARAMATGATLLLLDEPAAGMNASETAGLVDTIRRIRDDFGLTVLLIEHDMKLVMGLCERIMVLDHGRTISEGVPAFVQKDVRVIEAYLGREWVTVGK
- a CDS encoding ABC transporter ATP-binding protein, whose amino-acid sequence is MASEILIVDELQVSYGVIKAVKGITLSVEEGSIVTIIGSNGAGKSTTLGAISGLIRPSGGRISFRGNKINRLGAAKTAKLGISLVPEGRRIFSNLTVRENLLMGAYNRRDKEEIEGNFETVFSLFPVLRERLKQSGGTLSGGEQQMLAIGRSLMANPDLIMMDEPSLGLAPIVVEEVFQGIQTLNSRGVTILLVEQNAAKALEISKYAYVLETGKITLQGSAKELLETEEVRKVYLGI
- a CDS encoding glycerol-3-phosphate acyltransferase, translated to MEIILSAIFAYLIGSIPTAYLIGRLLYGFDIRKHGTGNMGASNMVLVKGWKIGILTGAIDFMKGMGTILIIKGVSSHWTYQMLFIAASFAAIGHMYPIFLKFRGGKGTATLAGGLIGLDYQVALICMVILLAFIAITDYAAPGVIAVSSVMIFLFRIIGYRWGISLLLIPIAVIMIARNLENIQRILRREEPGLRAHIRRKKRTPQEGA
- a CDS encoding DUF1295 domain-containing protein, yielding MAYVILFNALVVVGYMSVFFAIGTAKKDNSVVDIGWGTGFVVVALFTLFVYGECNARQIITTVLISFWGIRLTTHIFKRNWGRGEDFRYVQMREKWGEKVLIRSFLQIYMLQGLFMVIVSYSVMLINSHSGKSFGFLDVLGILIWVCGFAIESIADVQLRDFVKTKKPGEIMTKGLWRYSRHPNYFGEAVQWWGIFIIALSIEGGFWAIISPMTITILHRFVSGVPYLERKYKAYPAFREYMNI
- a CDS encoding DegV family protein; translation: MLTVMKDWADALNSIDGSDKSLLEVIAQSNAVAQKSLEKTPEKLAILKKAGVVDADAKGFVAFIEGIKTFLSGKGVNLEDEIIPDVELRNHVHIDEGNIENKFCTEAIIEGTKLNIEGIKSIISESGDSALVAGTESKARIHVHTNEPAELFFRLKDFGNVTQQKVDDMEMQYRVSQKRKYPIALVVDSVCDLPKEVMDYYQIQMVPLYFNFGQSQYLDKITMKADQFYSLLDSADDYPVSAQPGMNTFQNLYHFLGTHYDSIIAIHVSDKLSGTWNASKKAAERLRGKKISVINSRHVSGSIGLLVLKAAMMIEERRDHDEIVETIETLTNNARIFVSVNTLKYMVKGGRVSPVLGLVGKALNLKPIVSVDREGNSKLYGKAFSKLGNMKKILSFVEELNKKCHVVSYNITHAHKTTKAYEDSLTKLLGKKPEYIMEVSPVVGISAGVGAVSVSVLCESDTWAPDVRIK
- a CDS encoding DAK2 domain-containing protein, producing MDSRSMNLLDGTMFFNAFSSGASAVIKVQNDLNKLNVFPVPDGDTGTNLASTMRYILELTDVSNSTGKTTRSIADTALMGARGDSGAIFAQYMHGLSNVIGNRESIDRQTFARAAQEAISYAYDEWLPQLKELC
- a CDS encoding cold-shock protein, yielding MTGTVKWFNGTKGYGFITKDDGGDVFVHFSAIEMDGFKTLDEGQRVEFDVEDGPKGPQAAKVRIAK